TTTGCATACGTGAGACAAACATGTACGATTAAAGGGTTTATGTATTAAAAAGTGATGATATAATAGTACAAATGACAAGGACAAGTTAAAATTGCTTACCAAAAATGAGTGTTGCACATGATCCAATTATAATGCTAAGTATCCAGCATATCGCAAGTAGTTTGCGGGTTCGACTCTTTGAATTCATACCACGATGTCCAAGTGGATTAACGATGGCTTGATACCGCTCAAAAGTTACAAGAGTTACGATACATACAGCTAAAATATACGTAGTGTAAATGGGAGCTACAAGTAAAAAGCAACCCAGTGACCAATTCACAAAAGTGTCATAGCGGACAGGAGATGACAGTAGCGTGTAAAGTATACCAACTGCATTTACACCAACGTAAAATATATCCGCACACGCCAAGTGCGACAGGTAGGTATTTGTTATTGTGTGCATTCGCTTAATTCGAAAGACAACGTAGAGAAAACCTCCATTTCCAACCAAACACAGAACAAAAGTTATAGGGTAAATAACACCGATGATAAATTCTTCACTTGGCGTGTAAAGTATAGATTTAGCGGCGAGTTCGTTGGTTAAATTCCAGACAGGAAGAGACCCATCTTTGCAATCTTCCATCATGATGAATATGGAGACGATGTCCCTCGAGATAAAACGGTCAGTTAGAATACGGTACCTTATATGAAATGAATGTCCATTAGCAATGTCCTTAATGCTTCGTGCCGCAAGCAAGTTCATTTACGCTGTTACGGAACTACTTTCTACTTTTTAAGACTAAAAGGTCATACTCATTTGTTTTATTATCAAATTTGTATATTGTGTCGTATTGAACGAGGATACTAAAAGTGGTATAATATTGACAAGACCAACACGTTGGACATTTTTTCTTCTATATAATTTCGTGCGCGTGGGTTAGTAATTATTGTTGAATCGTGCGCGGTGATTTGGCCATATTGTGTTATGATAAAATTGAACATCTTCAAAGCATAGTGTTTGGTTCGGGTAATCATGATAATTCGCAGCAAACAAGTGGGAGAAATCAGCAATACAATAAAAAGCAATTTTGGCCCCTTATGTCTGATACATTTCTAAGGCCCCTTTTAATGTTGTTCTCTTCAAGTTTTACGATTGACATTATAATACATTTATCTCTGCCAGTTTCATGGTATGATTTGGGGATACTTAGACTCCGCTCCCCTAGCCACAAACAGAGCAAAACGGTatctatataaaataaatatcataaagtAGAGGTGGCTACGTCGGCATGAAAAGTTATAATAAGTAGGTTCCAAGTAGAGTTTCTTCCACTGATTCGGAGACATGCCGCAAAATAAggtcataggcctaaatataatgcTGTGTCGGACATAATCCTTGAACACGGCAAAAGTTCCAGGTCAACAAAAACATCtgcatccagcgatgctgaggtcttcatcagtgctcgggccccagttctataaagtagaaatactcggagactcgtttTGTTATTTTGCGGCATGTCTCCGAATCAGTGGAAGAAACTCTACTTGGaacctatttatctaaaataaatatcaatatttttgtcactttaatactttaatTTAAAGTTGAGGGTAAGAAAACACACATAGCCTTCTTGGACTTCCGTAAGGCTTTCAATACAATTTGGAGAGATGGAACGTTTGGAACATGGGCATATTAGGGGTCACATTTGGAGAATTATTGACTCTTTGTACCAGAATGTTCAAGCCCAAGTTAAATTTGGCGATATTCAAACTGATTTCTTTCCGAAATTAATGAAGGCGTTAAACAAGGTTGTGTTTTGTCTCCAGTTCTATTTGGTATATTTATTCATGAGTTTAGCAAGCTTCTAAAATaccatgatattggtattgaagatatacatttttccctcaaacacctaaaaattttaggtctttttggaaaaatcttcaatacgaaaggtcacaattttcatatgatgaacggctattcatcccagctacatacactgacatgtcattagatttatacaaaatgtggttcattttctacatgttaaCTTTTTATGGGGCATTTTGTATTCAGCTATACATGGACAATATGCAATAGTCAAAGTTGGCAGTTTTATGTGAACATGTGGTCTCATTTCAATATTACCGCCGTCACCTATAAATATTCATGTCCTTACGTTACAGATCCTTAAATAAATCAGTCCATGTTACCAAAGTTTTTGCTGCAAAAATGCAATTCATTCAACCATACTACGGCCAAATATTACCAACTGTCAACAGTAATGTTCCCTCAGGAAAAAGTCACTTTCTGGATAGCTGGACAATTTCTGGATAGCTGGATTGAACAAGGCCATCTGATGTATTTGATTTCTcacctttttttttatctttaaccTCAAAGAGGTGCGGCAAATTGCCTTTATTTCTTTGTTATTATCTCTTTTCCATATATCCTTATTATATCATAATTAATACATAATATCATGCTTCACTTGATTTGACATTActcatattattatcatacaatatttttgatttggaatttcatattcaatacatcatgttatcattttacaggcctatacatattgggcctatatgtattattatcatacaatattttttgattgggatttcatgttcaatacattatgttatcattttacaggcctatacatatagggcctacatgtattattatcatacaatatttttgattgggatttcatgttcaatacATCATGTTATCATCTTACAGGCCTACattgggcctacatgtattattatcatacaatattttttgattgggatttcatgttcaatacCTCATGTTATCATCTTACAGGCCTATTCATaatgggcctacatgtattattatcatacaatattttttgattgggattACATGTTCAATACAccatgttatcattttacaggtctATACATATTAGAGCCTCATAGTTTAAGACAAGATTACATAACATTCCAGTACACTTTACCGTACTGCCAACCATTTGAATCAATGTCGATTCTTAACTTTCTTTTCGtgtttgaaattatttggtcaatgtttttaatttcttgaataaataaactcgaaattggaatgattttttttcgtatcattatatatgatttttgatttataaattgaataagcgcctaaaataatcaaaatatttgataaattgtATTCAGATTTGTCAATATGCCATCCACAAATAACTTTTTCTAAACATATATTAAACACTCTAATATTTTGAATATGGCATATAAAGGCGGAAAATTGCTTCCAAAACgatttattttttgaacatgttataaagaaatgttcatagTTGTCAGTACAATTACAAAAGTCACAAATATCAATGTCACTAAGTTTCCATTTGTGGAGATTTCTTCTACATGGAATGAGATTATAAAGAACATTGAATTGAAAATGCTCTAATTTATTAATCAGTCTATTTCggattttaaataaaaagattttattcCACGGCTTGTCTACAACATTTAATTGTTTATCCCAGTATTGGATGCAAACTGGTTTCTCGAAACATgtacttaaaatattatatatttcttttgtttttagtaAGGAAATGTGTTTAACTTTCTTGTTTTTTAACTCAACTAATGAACTGGGAATTCTCTCACAAGAATATAACCTTTTTTCCTTAATTTGTAAATTCCAAGTTTTTGGGATTGCCTCAATTATTTTGTGAAGGTTAAATATATTCATAGGGCTTACAACCATTCGTGATACCTCTTTTAAATTTAGAAATCTGTCTTCTACTATAAtatctttcaaataaataataccgGCATTGATCCACTctttgaataataatattttacctTTACATTTCACATGGCTATTTCCCCACAAAATTGTGTTTGTATTAACATTAGAATCTTTCATCTTGTTTCCCTGCATATAATACCAAGCTTCCAATACATCTTTGTAGAAAAGTGGAAAATCCTTGTACACCATGTTTTTTACATCAGCACTCTTACAATTAAATTCAAGTACTAACGATAGCCCACCAAGTGGTTCAAACCAGTACTTTGATATTCTTTTCCAAATCGCATTGTCATTTCCATCTAACATTCTAGATACCCATTTTATTTTAAGTGCCTGTACTTGATGTTCAAGATTGATCATTTTCATCCCACCTTGCTCCATGCAACCAGTAATAGTTTTTCTCTTTACTTTTTCTGTACCTGAACCCCAAAGGAAGGTAAATATGTGTTTATTAACAGTTTTAAAAACGTAATCAGGGACATGTATACAACTAGCATTGTACAATATTTGTGAAATACCTACTGATTTAATAATATTGACTTTACCGTAATATGTCAACTTTCTGGCTTTCCAACAATTCagtaatttttctaattttttcaattttggttCCCAATTGAGTTCCtcgactttttttttatttttaccaaaatatattcCAAGGCATTTTACTGGATCTTCCGTCCATTTGATCTCTTTATTTAAACCAGGTGGTTTGTTTTTGCCCAGCCATATAGCTTCTGTTTTTTTCTTATTCATTATAACACCAGATACAGAACTAAATCTTTCTATTTCTTTCATGACATTGTTTGCAGAAACCATGTCATTAACAAAAACCGTAGTGTCGTCAGCTAATTGGACAATTTTAATTTGCAATTCTAGATCATTATTAAATGTGACACCTTTTATATTATCGTTATTTCTAATGCATGTTGACATATATTCAGCAgccataataaataacaaagctGAAAGAGGACATCCTTGACGAATACCTCTGTGTAGTTTAAACGACTTTGATAGCCACCCATTCATAGAAATGCAACTATTTATATTGTACCCCAAAACCAAACCTTTCAAGACACGTTAACAAGAAGTTAATTTCTAACGAATCGAAagctttttgaaaatcaataaagAGAACAGCACATTCATTATCCATTTCGTTGCAATATTCAATAACATCTTCaatcattcttatgttttgaCCAATAAATCTACCCTTAACATAACCACATTGATCAACACTAATTATTTTGTTCAGGACATTTTGAACACGTGAtgccaatactttagtacatatcTTATAGTCATAATTTAACAGAGATATTGGACGAAAATTATCTAAATTATTTTTTCACCCTTTTGTAAAGTAAATTGATTATCCCTCTTCTTTGAGAAAAGACATTTCACCATTTTCAAAACCTTCATTTAATGAATCAGTTACCATTACTTTAATATCCTCCCAGAAACATTTGTAGAATTCTGAAGTTAAACCGTCACTTCCAGGAGACCGGTTTATTTTTAACTGTTGGACAGCTTTTGTACACTCATTTACAGTTATCATACCTTCACATATATCTGATTCTTCATTTGTCAATGTTTCTACACGAATATTATTGACATACGAGTCAATATCTTCATCTTTAATTTCCTTTGACTTATACAAATTACTGTAATATTCTACTGTCTCATTGAGTATATCATCTATATTCGTAATACTTTTACCATTTTTCGACTTAAGCTCCGTAATTGAATTTTTGACTACTTTATGTTTTTCAAGGCCCATAAAGTATTTTGAATTGGTTTCACCCTCTTCATACCATTGTACTCTAGCTCTAATAATTGCCCCTTTGGTAATTTCTTTATATCTTTTTTCTAATTTTGCTTTGGCTTCAATATATTCATTTTTGTATAAATTAGCATCTTTGTCCATTTTATTTTCGAATAGTTGAACATCTTTTTCTAAGTTTTCCAGAagattgtttttacatttggacTTTTTCTTACAATAATCAATAGTGAAATCTCTTATTTTTCTTTTACACAACTCCCATATTAGTTGTTTGGACAATTGCTGTCGTTCACCGTCCTTCCGGCATTTATTTATTACCTGTCTTAGAtcttgtttgtaattttggtcTTCATTGAGTGATGAATTGAATTTCCAGTAACCAGGActtgattttattgttttaattttcaatttcaatgagatTGCGTTATGATCTGATTTTATGGAGGGTCTAATATCAGTTTTCTCAACATATTCTTGTAATCTTGTAGAAATTAACCAATAATCTAATCTTGAAGCTATACCTAGTGATAACTGACGCCAGGTAAATTGCCTTTTTCAGGCCATATTTTTCTCCATATATCTAAAAGCTTCAAACGCTTAATCATTTTTCGCAAGTATTTACATTGTTCATAGTTTCCTTTGACACCTTTAGtatctttaattttattttgaacgcAATTAAAATCGCCTCCAACAATCAAAGCATATTTTGCATGTCTTCTAATCCAGTGAAATGTCTTTTTGAAAAACATATCTTTATGCATCTTTTTTTGTTGGCGCATACAAATTAACCAGTGTAAATTTCTTATTTTCTATAGACATATTAACTAAAATTCTTCTACCATCATCTGTTACACATATTTTTTCTATTGCAATATCAAGCTTACTTTTATATAGTATTGTaacacctttgcttctattggttCCAAAAGAACTAATTATTTCCATGTTCCATTCTTTGGATATAATATTTTCCAAGTTTTTATCAAGATATGTTTCCTGAAGGAAGCAAATATCGGTTTCTTGATTTTTTAACCACTTATATAAAATGATACGTTTTTCTTTATTTCGTAACCCCCTTACATTTAGGGATACAAAGTGTACGTAATTTCTATTCATAGGTATTAGAGTTTATTCACATTTGATCAACATTACATCTTTTAACACAACtactttctttttccttttgatCTTGATCCTCTGTTCCTTCTCTTTTGATGGTTACTTTTGCTTTTCTGCTTTCTCTTCTCACCTATCTGGGTCATATCATATATTGCCCTTGGTTGTATGACGCGCTGGTAAACTGGTATAACAGAATTAATgtctgatgtcatctgtcaatcaaagtcCGGCATTAATTACGAGTGTCATGATGAATGAGTTTCTGCACGCGGCGGTAAAACAGTGTGCCTTATGCCCGGCCTTATGTTCAAATATACAAACCGGCTCTGGCTCAACAGTTAAGTCTTAATAATAGGAAGCTCTTTTTCCTGAAGGCATCATGTCaccaatgcctagaaaagttgcttttttgcCTTCAAAATGCACGGTGGCTTCAATCGTGCTGTGTCAGTGCTACAATTATGTCTATTTCATGTATCAGTAGGCGAACGCACAGGCTATTGCCAACATTTGTAAAAACTCCAAAACTATTTCAAAATATCGCCATGATCGCAAAATTTTTTGATATCACGAGTAATACCTATATCTACCACAAAAAATATTAACACATGCTAATAAAAAGAAGAGAAAGATGATTTGTTCAGAAGTGAAGATGATATTATACTGAtgtaaattttgtgcattttagaGCATCGACGACGAAGTAGGATGAGATACAGATCGAATTGTTTCCGTTTGGTCTCCTCCAAATTTGCAGAAGCAAAATGCATCACGAAATGCTCCACGGTAAACAGAGCTCGTTGCATTGTAGACAAAAGGATTGATTAGACTATTGACAAAGAGCATCCCACGGCTGAGAGATAATATAGCGTTGTATTGGTCAGGGGTTAATATTCCTTCCCCAGATATGGCCAAGATGATGGCGTCTATTGATGCAATCCGAGTCCAAATCTATAAACATAATTACGGTATGAACACTTTTTTATTAGATTTTAAGCTTAGTACGAATTACCTTTTTTttaccaagggggggggggcgtacctaacatatttttcttgttttcccTTACTACTATAATCGACATGTATTGCGTTCAAACTTGAGATTTGGACTagaatttgaaattaaaatttcctttcatatttaaatatatataaggTGGGTGAAAGTCGCATGCTTGTATAATTTATGAGCCCAAAATCTGTATTTGGCCTATGTTTTGTACATATTTTACGCGGGGGCACTTACATAACGAAGTCATGGTGACGTTACGGGGTTTGTTTCTTTTGGCTACTTTGGTATTATTGGATAGAGGGGCTATTATTTGGTACCAAATAGAACAGTTTGGGGGATTGATATAGAAATGAAAATAGGTTTGTACAACAGCTCCCTTAACGCGTGTTAAATGTAACCAACAAAATATCGTCAGTAAAACAATGTAACTAGAATAACACTGAGATATCAACAAGTAAAATTCGTTCGTATCGTGTTGTTCATTATAACATGAATTTAAAAGGAAGGCAATTATAACAATCAGGGTAGGAAAAGAGAAATCGGTATCATAGAAAAATAACAACTCACTTGGCATATGAAGAAGATGGCGCCATTAATGATCAGCATCTTAGCTACCTGATTTCTGAATCTCGATGCTTGCGTTGCAGTCACCCCGTCACCCTCTTGCTTCCCTAGTTGTTCGTCCCCCGTGCTAAGAGCATAAAGGATCCTGGTATACATGTAGATGTTCCATACCAATGCAATGAAGAATGGTACCGACTTACATAACTCGGCAAAGACAATAACCTTTGGATGAATTGCTTGACAGAACTGAATGATATCAGGAAGATGTTGAAAATCGTCACCTTCAGGCCATAATACACAATAGCGGTTGTGCTTCCCTgttgaataaacaaacaaacaaaattaacacaCACGCACGATATTTAGCTATGAAAATTACATCGTACCCTTTGCACCGTGCACAAGGAACCAAGCTTTTGAGACCTACTagtatttgccgtagaagtgatgatgtaacatgattaactacaatagaatatatcgccctgaactacaagcaggttgcactcattacctgtgtatgtctgcaatcatatacAATACCGCTGTTTTCAAAGAtcctaatcttacaggtgcgagtgatcagcaagatatgaatattctatagaattacgatccggGTCTTtatcctgttctttgacatctatggttcaatgcagaggtaccgcgtgaacgtactagtgccgtgcgatatattcaaagatATTATTGttttggtagttaatcctgttacatcatcacttctacggcgaataccaaTAGTGACTTATGCGCATATATTTAGGGGGGGGTTAAGGCGCGAGCCCGCGGGGTAAAAGCATGGGGCTGCAAAAGGaaaggggcggcagaagaagaaggggcggcaaaatgaattattaaagaaaacatggcggaaaaattatcaaaaatgtttataaattgtgaaacaaatggaattatacataaaaaaattCTTGTTTATAGGTTGCTAGCGCCTCGATTAtccttataattattattattattatttttgctcttcactttatCAAAAATTGGGCCAACCTTTTCGGGCGGTTGAAGTGGGCGGCAAAATTTACCATTTCTCCAGTGGTAGGAGCggcctggctacgccactgctataaGCATAGTGGCCCATGACAAGAAATGAAACAGAATCGAAAAGAATGCAACAAGAAATACAGTCACTGTGAGTCACAATCCAAtttcaatatcaatatttattataaaattttattgtaaaataacatCTTGAGGCAAAAACTAAATTGAACAAACAAAATTTATACGTTGTTTAAAAGTACATTTTTTGCatgttgctcgggggattaatttcaccttgcaaatccaaaatacacggcgCAATCTTGTTGCAAGGTGTACTGAGGtggcaattgcttggaaaattgctTCGTGTATATCCAGCTTTAAGACATTCTTTATCTAATATCAACTGCCACAGCTTGCGATATCCACATTTGACACATCATCAGCGAAAAGAAACTTTATACATGGGCTCTTTCAATCTCGAACATTTTTTGGGAATACGCATGACATGGATAATACAATAGTTTACGATAGATAATGTACAATGTGAATACATGAgacaaagcaatttttttttctttaatgtaCAATGTGAATACATGAGACAAAGCAAATAATGTACCATTATAGGGTTTATGTATTAAAAAgtgatgatatacatgtaatagtaCAAATGATAAAGACAGCTTAAAAATGCTTACCAAAAATGAGTGTTGCTCCTGTTCCAACTAGAATGCTAAGTATCCAGCATATCGCAAGTAGTTTGCGGGTTCGACTCTTCGAATTCAGACCACGATGTCCTAGTGGATTAACGATGGCTTGATACCGCTCAAAAGTTACAAGAGTTACGATACATATAGCAGACATGTACGTAGTGTAAATGGGAGCTACAAGTAGAAAGCAACCCAGTGAACGATTCACCCAAGTGTCATAGCGGACAGGGGATGACACAAACGTGTATATTAAACCACCTGCATTTACACCAACGTAAAATATATCCGAAAACGCCAAGTGTGATAGGTAAATATTTGTTATTGTATGCATTCGTTGAATTCGAAAGACAACGTAGAGAAAAGCTCCATTTCCAACCAAACCCAGAACAAAAGTTATTGGATAAATAAGGCCGATAATAATTTCTTCACTTGGTGTGTAAAGCAGAGATTTGGCGACAATTTCGTTGGTTAAATTCCAGACGGGAAGAGACCCATCTTTGCATTCTTCCATCATGATGATTTGAAGACGATGCCCCTCGAGATACGGTCAGTTCAAATACTTTATATTAAATGAATGCCTATCAGCACTATCCTTGATGTTCCGCACACAGTCTAATTAATTTACGCTCTACCATACCGTTCCGGAAGTATTTTCAATTTCTAAGAGTAAAGCTTCATATTGATATAGTGGCTTAAGCAATCATGTGAATGTTTTATAATGAATTTGTATATTGTGACGTATTATTTTAAATGAGAAATAAATTAAAGGAAGAGCCAACgttgaaatcaattttaatttcatattgttcAGATCGATTTTCCCCTCGAATTGTCAAGCGTTATCAAATACCTTGTTTACTTTACAGCGCACGTTTCAacaccattaaaagctattatgaCGTCTTGAAACCGTTGTGTGCTACTAAGGTATCCGCTGCAAGAACTGGAATGTATTTCGTGCACTCTTAAAAAGGTCGAGTTGAATTAGACTAAATTCCCAGTAAAATAAGATTTATCCAGAAATAATGCTTAATTTGACTAAATCCGTGTCATATTTAACACTATTTGGGTCTAGTAAAGTTGAACAataatggcgctatttatcttaaatcttgtttgcacctTTACAAGGGTAAtcaaaagactaacaaatgacaaggaaattttcaaaaaactttttatcatgaaatgtaagaaataactcatattatttgggtaattacaatttaaaatgtatgtaaattgcgccctcaatttgtacacagatattATTGTGATAACTGTTGGTATTATCAATCCATGTCtccttcaaattttaagattGACCCACATACTATATTAATCTCTGCCAGTTCCATCAGAAGTTCTTATGATTTGGGGACTCCGCCTCGTTGGCCACCATTGAGCAAAACGGTATCTTTATCTAAAATAAATGTGCTACTAAGAAACAAATTAGACATTCTACGCATAGAGGAACCTGTGCATTTAACTGAAGTTCAAAAAGGCTCATCAAGCTCCCAGCAGGCcccacaatacaatacaatagttCTGCTTCAGTGCGAACAAAGGACATCCTCATCCCAAGAAAACAAGAAATGAGTCTACAGCAAAAAGATTTGCCGAATCCAAACGACAAACCCCTGCCTAATCTACAGCTGCAGCTTCAGTGAAATTGCAGCATAAACGGCTTACTTCTACAACGCAATCGCAGCAACAACCGCCATTACAGAAAAGGAAAGTTGCACTCATCATCGGCGATTCCAAAGGACTTATTGGTTATTGTATATCACTGGTATAATGGTCTTTTCAAACATAAAAtttccatctgaaacataggtgcatagaggttgtatggacttcaactagaatagcccaatagggtACAAGAACGTAGTATAATATTGTCAAGATAACACAGCGTTCTAtcccttttgattttttttccgtcGACATAATTGCATGCGCGTCGGCATTGCTGAAACTTACGTGAATTCCCGGGCGTGAATTGATCGTTTTATTTTGACCACAAACTCTTCGATAAAATGGAACATCTACCAAACGTATTATTAGCATATATTCTACATTTCTAAGGCCTCTTTGTATTtctttttccttcaaattttgaaacatttatttCTGGTAGTTTCATTGAAAAGTCCTTAATATTGAGATTTCGCCTCCGAGGCCACTAACGGAATTTAAACCATTGGCCACTTGAAGCAACTTTTTGAATAAATTTCTTTATCTATAGCAAATTAAACCTGATTATTGGTACATTTGTGCTGTACCATATGGTGCAGGACCATATGGTCTAGGACCATATTATCGGGCCAAAGTCGCACAAAAGCGTTCGCTGGAGCACTGACTGGATTGGGAGCATAATtaaggacacggtggctcagtggttacggccttggattcataatctgagagcttgctcgtcgtgcttgggttcgagtccccgtcctaCCGCCGTGTTGCgaccttgggca
Above is a window of Amphiura filiformis chromosome 7, Afil_fr2py, whole genome shotgun sequence DNA encoding:
- the LOC140157826 gene encoding pyroglutamylated RF-amide peptide receptor-like, translating into MMEECKDGSLPVWNLTNEIVAKSLLYTPSEEIIIGLIYPITFVLGLVGNGAFLYVVFRIQRMHTITNIYLSHLAFSDIFYVGVNAGGLIYTFVSSPVRYDTWVNRSLGCFLLVAPIYTTYMSAICIVTLVTFERYQAIVNPLGHRGLNSKSRTRKLLAICWILSILVGTGATLIFGKHNRYCVLWPEGDDFQHLPDIIQFCQAIHPKVIVFAELCKSVPFFIALVWNIYMYTRILYALSTGDEQLGKQEGDGVTATQASRFRNQVAKMLIINGAIFFICQIWTRIASIDAIILAISGEGILTPDQYNAILSLSRGMLFVNSLINPFVYNATSSVYRGAFRDAFCFCKFGGDQTETIRSVSHPTSSSML